The DNA segment CTTTCTGGGATTATATATGTTCAGGGCATCGCTGGAAATTTTACAAACACAGGTCAAATTAAGAGTCAAATGCAACTCAGTAAATAATAatccattcattttaaaaaaacaaacaaacaaacaaacaaaacgttttaccttttatatatttaatttttaaattgtatttgctaatttataataaataatttgttaATTTCAAGTCTAAAATATGGTAAAATACTGTAAATCACTTGAATGTCATATGTTGTTGGCCCAAACTGAACAGAATAAGCTTTAAAAACTAACCAGTGTGTAAACTGGgtataactgtacaaacagaactcCAAGAAATGACACCTAAGACTGTGCAGTTAAGTTGGATCTTAATTTCTTGGACAAGTTCAGCTTCCTGTTACGAAGCGTATATAATGAAGATAAAATAAATCAGATTCACAGTCAATTTTCCTTTACTTTTACCCTGCAAAAAAGCCAAAGTTGCCATCACCCTAAAACTGTagttatttcatttattcagctgAATTTAAAGTTAAAGGGTGAAAAATCCACTGTCATTCCAGAGGATTTGAACCATCCTTTCAGCTGTTCCCTTGTTTGCTAATGAGTCACTACATGCTTGATTTGGATGCCCTTTCTGATTGATCCAGGCCTGAGACCATCAGGCAGGGTTTTTATCTCTCCTGTTGGCCTTAAATTAGGCGTTCTCTCCCGCGTTGGGTGAATAACTAGTACACCACACAGCCACAGTAGAGCAGCCCTAACAAAACCAAGCCCATCACCTCACTGCCTCTGCTATGGTCCTGCAcatgtgtggcttttttttttaatccataaaatgattttttacatttttttagaaGCTGCaagcaaacagatttttttttttttaagattttttcccttgaaatgttcttttaagggatcagcagcagcagctacagcCTGACATTTAACATGTGATTTTGATCAGAATATCGTGACATtttccagctttttaaaaataaataaatttgcacAACTTTTGAGGTGTGGAAGACACAAATGCcaagagatgggagtctgcatcAGCAGCCGTTAGAGTCAGATCTGAATTGTTTGAGTCTGATATGAGACGGCACATTAAAGCAAACATCAACACTTAGGAATGCATCTTTAGAGAGCTCTGGTAGATAGGTTGGGTTTTACAGTACCggctcctccctctctctgagATTAGCACTATTTTACAGTATGACCAAGCAAAATCCAGCCtcttttttttgacaaattAATGTAAAAATCACACTGATGCATACAGATTCGTACAATTACACTCAGTTCTGAGCCATGGTTAAAGGTGAACATCAGCCAcagcaagaaaaagaaacagaaatacacacactgGCCACAAGAATAAACCAAATTTGGATCTTTTCCCACAAACTAAAATCATGCCTTTGCCCCCGTTAGGGCCAGGCACATCTGAAGAACTGAACTAAACATGTTGTAGGCACCGGTATTTCCCCTTATTGACgggaaaatgaaacacaaatctTATTTTTTGCCCTTCGGGCTCATGGTAGCTTAGTCTTAAGCTGTTTGTGCTTACGAGCCAACTGAGGCTGGCTGTCAAACTCTTATGGCAAAGTGAGTCTGTATGCTGCAGCCAAGTGCAGCACATACAGGCGGGGGGTGGCCCCTGTATGGGGAAGGGGGAgctttctctgagtctttataGTAATACAATCACCTGCAAACGAGTCACACGCCTTACACTCACTGACACCTCTCATCTGCACCAACATCCTCAATAGCAGCACAGGCCGGGAGGCAGGTCCATGTCCACCACCTGCACCACCTATCAGGCAGACGCTCCTTCTGGAGCCACTGTGCCATAAAGAAATCTGGCTTTGGGTGATGGCAACTTTAGGAGAAGGGGAGGGGgattggggaggggggggggatcaATGTTTGACTCAATCCTGGTATTTTACAGATGGGAGCTTgaaggaggtgtgtgtgtgtgtgtgtgtgtgtgtgtgtgtgtgtgtgtgtgtgtgtgtgtgtgtgtgtgtgtgtgtgtgttgggggcgGGGTAAAATCATGGCTGGCATCGTCCTTCACGCCCTGAAGCATCTGAACCGTATCAGTTTGTGGAAGGCCTGCTTGAAGTCCTCGTTGGACATGGTGTAAATGATGGGGTTGATTAAGGAGTTGAGGTAACCGAGCCAGGTGAAAATGTCAAATAGCTCCGGGTGGAAGCAGGAATCGCACAGAGGCACTAAAAGAGTGTAAATGAAAAACGGCAGCCAGCAGATGATGTAGGCTCCGAGGATTATTCCCAAAGTTTTGGTCGCCTTCTTCTCCCTGGCGGCCGAGATGCGCTTCTTCTCCAGCAGCGCGTCGGACACAGTGACTTTGACTTGGCTCACGTTCGCGGACGAGGTAGTGTCACAGGAGGAGGAGTCGTTGGTCCCGTAGTTCAGGGACGTGGTGGACGCCACCGAGCCGGGGGAGTTGGTGATCAGGTGCGCAGAGGTGAGTCTCTTCCCGGGCTTGCTGTGCGCCTGCTTCAGGATGCGCTTCCGGGCTTCCACGTATATCCTCCCGTACAGGGCGATGAGCAGCAGCGTGGGGATGTAGAACGCGCCGAAAGTGGAGTAGATGGTGTAAAAAATGTGGTCGGTGTTCACGTTGCAGCTCGTCACCTCCTCCGCCTTCACCTGGCGCCAGAAGAACGGCGGCAGAGAGATGGAGATGGCAATCACCCAGGCGGTGGCGATCATCCCGGCTGCGCGCGCCGGCGTGCGCTTCTTGGAGTACTCCACCGCGTCCGTGATGGCCCAGTAGCGGTCCAGCGCAATTACGCACAGGTGCAGGATGGACGCGGTGCAGCACGTGATATCCGAGGACAGCCAGATGTCGCAGACCACCTGCCCCAGCGTCCATGTCTGGCTCACCGTGTACAGCGCGCTGATGGGCATCACCAGGATAGACACCAGTAGGTCCGTGACCGCCAGCGACGCGATTAGAAAGTTTGCCGGCGTGTGCAGTTTGCGGGACTGGTAAATGGTGGCGATGACGAACGCGTTTGAAAGCGTCGTGGCCAAAGTTATGAGCGCTAAGGTGACGGCCAGACCCGCCTGGAGAGCCACATTACTGTCCTTGGGCTCCGCTTTCGCCGTGAAATTGGCATGGGTGTCGTTGGTCGAGATGTTTAGCAGCTCTCCGTAGATGGCAGGAGTCGGTTTAAGCTGACTGGCATTCTCCATCCCTCCACCTTCCCCGGTCAGACCCCGCTGTCATCGAGCGCAAAGGAGACCGCTCCGAAGCTCCTCAGATATTCATCCACCGCGCGCGTTTCTCGTCTCCATCTCCAGCACTTATCCGACACATttctgcctcctcctcttcatcctgttCGCGTCACCCGCGGCATGTTTAACATAAAAACTCTCTGATCAACTTAAATATCCAGCAGCTGAGAATTAGAAGGCTCAGAGGGCGGCCTCTCCATCATTCTCCGGTCATTTTCTCTCATAttggactcttttttttttcagtataaaACAAGAAAGCGGGAGTTTCATCCGCGTTCAGCTCTCCTCACAAGTTCAGAGCTGCTCAAGTCTGACTCCAGGTTTTATACTGCCAACGCACCGCACgcctatctctctctctctctctctctctctctctctctctctctctccctccccttcttttttaaaaaaaatctcagatgGTTAAAGGACTCTTGCAAATATTTTCCCCCGAAAATGTTCTATTCTTTTACATCTCAACCAAAGAGTCTGTGAGCAACGAAGACGCAAGAATCAATTTAAAGCATCACATATTTATAGGTTTGGGAGGTATTCAGttcaacaacagttgcctcaaggtgctatGTACTTAacaccctgcaataatacaaagTCTGTGCTGAGGACTCAGTTACTACCCAATCAGATACTTTTCtgattttttcttaaatggGGGATCAGTATCTGAGTTTATCTGTATGTTACctgtaaatgaacaaaaaagcagccaatgtccaaagaaaacattGAAAGACCACAAAGTTGAAGAACTGCTACTTAtgactactttttaaaaaaatgacaagaaaatctGGTTCCTTGGAAGCAAACTAAAGAAATGCAGATCCCAaagagttgattctgttcatttggacagtgtccagatgaacagaatcaactttttgggctttacttacctggatgattgagcatgcatcaagacataaaGAAATGCAGAGTAGTTGAACCCAAAATATATCTCTGAAGAAGCTGTCTGATTAGAGACTTCTTTTCATGTTGTATTCATAGATGGGTTTTCTTTAGTTTAGGATTTGGTGTATTTGATAtcctctgctgttgttgttcctgTATCATCATTATCATAATAATTCTTCAGTTCAAAGCTGAGATCCAGAGATCACATTTTGGATCCACAGCCAGGAAACTCAGGTGATCTTAATCTAAATGAGTGTAGGCTGAAATAATATAAAGCTTTAAAGTTATATTGTGTGTCAAATCTCATCTCTAaatgtcagtagattgcagtTAGTCTCAGTTAGCTGCAGAGGTGGGTCAAGTATCCAAAAATTGTagtagcattactttaaaatattattactcaaaTAAAAGTGACAAGTAGTCgtcaaaaaagttactcaagtaagagtaaaaaagtacttggcgaaaagactactcaagtagtgagtaactgtttgaaatgtccaagttattttataaataaatgctatcagacaaacaaaaattaacaaatatacaaatttttagtattttcaaaaggaatatatgtaaaaacatcaacaaaataaggcacaattctaatttccagatttcagtttttcacaacataaagcttttttcaccaatacctacagtaaataatataaatatataaacagtgcaaacaatttccagtgacaagatatgctgtaaactttatattcatttttgctccaaatggcacagcagcctcagagaaaacattagaacgaggcatcttcaacatatgtacatttttttttaattcctatttatccccttcgtatattttatttatatttgtctctgtatttatatatgtgtgtgtgtgtatatatatatatataatattctgtaacttctgtcggtgctgtgctttttggaaatcaaatttcccagaggaacccacccgagggattaataaagttctatcttatcttatcttatcttacataCAAGGCAGCTCAATTTACCATAAATTGTATGGGTGtgcatttatttctgcatatttagcaaaaatgtgccatttcttCACTCAGTGAGGTGATAgttaagcttcagcagcagtttgctctcaaGCTCATCTGAGTACgtaagcgtagagctgccacccaggcaaaagaaaaatagagtaatggtaaatggtaaatggcctgtatttatatagcgctttactagtccctaaggaccccaaagcgctttacatatccagtcatccacccattcacacacacattcacacactggtgatggcaagctacattgtagccacagccaccctggggcgcactgacagaggcgaggctgccgggcaCTGGCGCATTAATATATAATGTCACAttcatacaatataaatattatattgtaggaacgtgataattatattgttcaaacgtgaaaggTATATTGCACGaacatgaaaagtatattgttatGACAATAAACTGTTCACGTTCTAACATGAtatagctctatttttcttttgcctgggtggcagctctactcTTACGTATCCGAGGCTTttcaatgtggcctcacaaaattaccATGACTACAACAACCTCAATTGCAGCTGCCtagtcaatgtttttcattagtaatttagcaaagttgatggtggtgtgtctgtgtgagtgagtgagtgaaagatacaaagagggagagcaagagacagccctgacttatcgaagaattaagaaagcggaatcggctgttcaaacccccacaaggctgcccgctgggattggaacgatgggacgaggcgtgagtttctcaaaatggttcattgagtgcagcacggataagatcttggagaagcttacgGCTGCCGTGAACACTCAGAATATGACCTCTGAGTGCaaactggattacatcttggAGGGGCTCGCTCGGAATAACACCTCTGAGCGCAAATTGGATcacatcttggagaagctcactgcGGTCATGAGTTTTCAGAatcggctctttgagcacaagaatgacaacatcacggaGCGTAAGGTTGATAAAATCATGgagaagctcgcggctctccaacgggagattgagagaccagtgttgcactgttagaacagctttgaaattcatatgagctgtcgcactaaagtaaaaaccaccatcacttcaCCCTACCctttcggcgccagctgcggtctcaaggctggagctgaacaacaacatcctgataacgactgtgtttagactgttcttcccatcctatgcaaggccaccttagcctggcagggcgaaggacactgtctcagctgaactctggacacatacatacacacacacacacacagacatatatacacatgcagatgtacactcatcccccctccccctccaaacgccttcgacgctCCGATGCTGAtggtggatcaaggagaccagcgctTATGCTGCAGGCCCGGATGCACTGTCTAcactggctgtctctcaccctttacccatccctgttgcttgtcatgtgttggtgtattaagagttttttcatgtgctatgtgcagaggtgttttttttgttctgttctcaaactgatctccctgttggagctcagtctggggggagttatttttttctccttatttttcctcatgtggtgcattttccattgttatacctctctgacctgtcttccccatgtgatgtttttgtgtaatgtatgtatggtcggagggtaagatggcgccgccactgcgtgcaataggtcggcagccttaacatgaaatttccccttgtgggactagtaaaggtatcttatcttatgtgtTTCTTGCTGCTAGTTTTATCTGAAGTCTTCTTGGATGTCTCCacacaaatgtttgtttgtttcatatcCCGGTGTGACCTTGTTAAGGAACAAACTGTAAATGCTGCCAGCGCAGACGTCTGCTGTTACTCTCCTCGTCTGTTCTCCTTTCATGTCCATTTGAACACATGACGGCTGGAGGCGGCAGCAGCAGGTGCTCGGCATCATTGCCGTGATGGATTGTGGTCACTGAGGTCACACGGTTTCGATCCTCTGCAGCCTTCAGGTCCTATCAAGATGAAAATGGAGAGACAGTTTAGTTCAGATAACAACTGTGTCTGAGTAACACACTGTTTCCAGGCTGCACTGATACTCACTAAGAATCAACTAAATAAACCCCATGCATGAGTGCAGCTAATTCAACATAActcagtggtttaaaaaaacaaacaaaccaaccatTTTCACAAGTCATTTTCATCTTCATGGTCATCATATGTTAATTTGTGGTAATTCTGAGTGTTTTTATAACCAGTTTACATGTGTTTTGGGAATTTGGAGTATCTCTATGAATATTTAACATCAGTGTTTGGTAAATTTGAGTATTTTTATGATCTTTAAGGCGTGTTTCTATTTTATGTCAATGTGtggtcattttatttattgcatgAATAGTTTGAGTGTCTCTGTGGATGTTTTACAACAGTTTTTGCTTTAATTATGTTTATGGTGGCTTTAAATCTGTGTGCAGCTATTCTGAATGCCTTTCTGACtattttatgtaaatatgtggtcattttctcttaatttgtgaacattttgagTCAATATATTGTTATTTTACATCTGTTTGTGATTATTGTGGGTGTCTTTCTGGCTATTTCAGGCCaatttgtggtgtttttgtttggtgttttaCACTCACTTGGTGTTGGTTCActctgcggtagagtatcaTTTCCTGTTCCTCATTTAGCCAGCAGATCATCATTTAGCATGGAAAGTCAGTTTATTGctctattttaaaaaagcccTCTGTAAAGCTAGAACATCTTATTATTCATCACCGATCGAAGGAAATAAGAACAAGCCTAGGATTCTCTTCAAAACTGTAGCCAGACTGACAAAAAGCCAGAGCTCTTTTGAGGCAATCATTCTTTTAACATTAACttgtaatgacttcatgaaattctttacaaataaaatttttaccattacagaaaaaaaatacttgtaaCCATCACACAGACATAGCATTATGTACAACTACTTTCAATAGCATTGTTATTTATGTTGACTCTTTTCCTTcggttgatctttctgagttcaGGAATTACTTCCTTCAAATCACCGACATGTCTTTAAGACTCCATTCCCACAAGATTGCTCAAAGAAGTCccaccattaattaatgcttcagtcTTAAATATAATTAACTTATTTTTAACTCCTGAGCTGCAGTGGTTggaatcatatctatctaatagactccaatttgttcatgtaaatgaagGGTCCTCTtcaggttaattatggagttccacagggttcagttctAGGACCATTTCTGTTtgcattatacatgcttcccttaggcagtatcatcagaaggtaaaggatacattttcactgctatgcagatgacacccaactttaTCTATCTATGAAACCAGAttcacacaccaattagttgcACTGCAGGAATGTCACAAAGACCTGGATTAcctgtaattttctgcttctaaatttagataaaactgaggttattttaCTTGGCCctgaaaatgttagaaatatggtatctaaccagattcttactctggatggcattaccttggcctccagtaacactgtgaggaaccttggagttatttttgaccaggatatgtccttcaatgcacatattaaacaaatatgtaagattgctttctttcatttgtgcaacatctctaaaattagaaatatcctgtctcagagtggcGTGAAGTGGCTCAGAGTATCTATGGCGACTTTATGTAGTTTTGTCATAATCTTGAGTGtattgcttattttatttttttgtgttttattttcttgttgttgtttttacatctgtgtgtatttattctAATTGTCTTTGTGGATAATTTATGTCAATATGTGGTCATTTTGAGTGTCTCTatcattattttacatatctTTTCGGTAGGTCAttattagcactgttgcctggGTTCGAATCGACCATCTGGCCCTGGTCTTTCTGTGTAGatgttgcatgttctccctgtgtcttcCTGGGAGCCAAGTAACTGTCTTCTAGCTTAAATTACAGGCTATTTCATAG comes from the Astatotilapia calliptera chromosome 15, fAstCal1.2, whole genome shotgun sequence genome and includes:
- the LOC113006434 gene encoding 5-hydroxytryptamine receptor 1B-like, producing the protein MENASQLKPTPAIYGELLNISTNDTHANFTAKAEPKDSNVALQAGLAVTLALITLATTLSNAFVIATIYQSRKLHTPANFLIASLAVTDLLVSILVMPISALYTVSQTWTLGQVVCDIWLSSDITCCTASILHLCVIALDRYWAITDAVEYSKKRTPARAAGMIATAWVIAISISLPPFFWRQVKAEEVTSCNVNTDHIFYTIYSTFGAFYIPTLLLIALYGRIYVEARKRILKQAHSKPGKRLTSAHLITNSPGSVASTTSLNYGTNDSSSCDTTSSANVSQVKVTVSDALLEKKRISAAREKKATKTLGIILGAYIICWLPFFIYTLLVPLCDSCFHPELFDIFTWLGYLNSLINPIIYTMSNEDFKQAFHKLIRFRCFRA